GAAGGGTCTCGTAGCCCTTGGTGTTGATCGGTGTGGACTGGAGGTTTAGCTGCGCCAAAACCCTACATCACACGCACAACAAATGAACAGTTAACACTTCGGCTCTGCCAACCATAACCTACGCTGGTAAGACTGTTTCAGATTGGATAATCTGTTGCCCACCTCCCAATGGTGTGCGTGATGAACTGGCTTCCCGCAGCGTGGCGGTCGTGCTCCGCGCACGACATCTCCACCATCCGACACCCCTGCAAGCAACGGTTAGGATTGCGTGCCTTTCGTCAGTCCTGATCAGGAAGTAATCCCTGTGGTTAACCATCCTGGAGAGCGGAGAAGAAACCGAAATCCCGACCTCCTGCTCGAAGATGCTCAAGAACCGGTCGCACTTGGCCTTCTGAGCGCCTTCCTCCGCGACGCGAACCTTGTCGTAGACGAAGGGGAGATTGCTCCAGCCGTGCTTTCCGCTCTCCGGCCCGAACATGGGGTGTGTGCAGACGATGCCGAACTCCGGCGGTAGGATCTGACGGTATGGTACCGACCAATCATGGAGTTAAATCTTCAGTGAACATCGTATTTCTAGGCATGGTAAATCGAATCATACCGAGGATGGCAGGTTTAGCTGGCGAGCACGGCAAATCCGTCCCGTCTTAGATTATTTTTCTAGTAGAAAAATAGCATGCTCACAAACTAAATTTACCATCCTCGTGCCAACATAAATTGCCATGCCTAAAAATTTGACGTCAGATTTTTTGTAGTATTTGAGTAAACTTAATGCAGCTGCACGGGTAGAGTTTGTACAGTGACACGTATGCTGGTCCCGTATGTTTGGCAGGATCCCGAAACTGCATTAACTCAACGTCACTGCTTTGAGATTTCAACCAGAGACAGCTGCTTTGAGAAGAAATAGTAGTGGCACTAGTGTGATCATCAATGGCGAGTACGGCTTGGCTTGAAGGTTCGTATCTGTACGTACCTCGAGGAGGAGGTTGCGGGGGAACTGCTTTACagagagcacgtcggcgacgatggTGTCGGGGCGGAGTTTGGCGAGGGGGATGGCGCGGACGACGGACTCGGTGGAGAGGATGGAGCTGCAAACCAGCAGCACGTCCGGCTGCTCCTCGCACAGCGCCTCCAGGCTTCTGTTGTTGTCAGCATTTCACAGCATGATCGATCCACTTGCGATTGCATCCCAGCCGATGAATCGAGGAAAGATAGGTTGGTGGACTGGCATGGTTGGTCACCTGAAGAAGCGAATCCCGTGGGCGGCGCAGTAGTCGGAGCAGTCGGATCTGGAGGTGGCCAGCACGGCATGGCCCTGCCGCTGGATGCCCCCGGCGATGAACTGCCCGAAGTTGCCGAACCCGATGATCCCCACGCGCAGCGCCGCGGAATCCGGCGCATCCATCGTCGAGGATgctgacggcgacggcggcggctcctcGCAGGCGCCACGGCACGGGGCGGCGAGCTGCTGCTCCTGCTCAGTGGAGGTCGTGGCGTCTCTTGGGGATTTGGCGCTGGAGGCGGCCGGCCTGATCGGCCGGAGGGCAGCGAGGGCGCAGAAGTCGGGGCTGAAGCGGCGCAGCAAGCTCGGCGTGGgcgtcggcgaggcggcggcgggggagcCGTGGGAGGCGGAGCGGCTAAGGGAGGAAGCCATGATCGATCGGCCGGCTGTTTACGAAGTGACGGTGACGTGTATGCTGTTCTTTAAGGTTAGGTTATCCGAATTACGTCTGCAGATCGGTCGGTCGGTCGGAGTTGGGTGTGGTGGGTGGAGGGAATTCAGCGCGGGGGGCGGAGGGTGGTGGTGGCGCGCCCTCGCCAGTTGTATACGTGTCGGCTCTCTTGTAGAGAGGCAGCTGGTGACTCGAAGGTCAATGGATGGATCGGGAAACAAAGATCGCTCGGTGGGAAGCAGATCACGAGGGGTAGATGATGTGGATTCGTTGAGGAAAAATGGCGTTATCGGCGAGATCCGACGCGCGTAGCAGAGGACCACGTGGGCGATCAATAATCTCGATAGCAACTTCGTTTTGCCGGCTGATCCTGCCGCCACGGACGAGGGCAACCGAGCATGAGGATAGTGCGGGATTGTCGAAGCGTCCTGAGTTGGGACTTTCGCGGTTTCTTGCCTTCCTCCCTCAGTCTCCGTCACAAATGTGTGACGGTGACCTTCGCAGTTCGGCGGCTTTGTTGACGACCGGTTCTTGTCGCGGCTCGATTGCTTGCTCGTGTGAATATGTCTTCACTTGCGTGGCATTTCACATCAAGACCGTGCTATGCAAGGAGCTACTGGGATCGCGGAAGGTGATGACAATAATGCATGATGATTTTGATTTGGTAAGTACCGGTCTCAAGCTCCGGGGTGAATACCTAAGGTCTGACCCTAATATCTGGCAATGATGTTCTTTTTGTATTGTTATTTTGTTGTAGGCATTGCTCGGATTTTCTTAGACTGGATATTCTGGTGAAAACCCATGATCTGGCCTTCGGTGGTTGGACCTGGCAATGATGACGCTTGAGTGACATTCTCTTCCTAAAGGCATTGCTAGTGGAAAACCTTTTTCATCGTACTTGTGATGTCAAGAATGATTGATGC
This portion of the Triticum dicoccoides isolate Atlit2015 ecotype Zavitan chromosome 7A, WEW_v2.0, whole genome shotgun sequence genome encodes:
- the LOC119333642 gene encoding arogenate dehydrogenase 2, chloroplastic-like translates to MASSLSRSASHGSPAAASPTPTPSLLRRFSPDFCALAALRPIRPAASSAKSPRDATTSTEQEQQLAAPCRGACEEPPPSPSASSTMDAPDSAALRVGIIGFGNFGQFIAGGIQRQGHAVLATSRSDCSDYCAAHGIRFFRSLEALCEEQPDVLLVCSSILSTESVVRAIPLAKLRPDTIVADVLSVKQFPRNLLLEILPPEFGIVCTHPMFGPESGKHGWSNLPFVYDKVRVAEEGAQKAKCDRFLSIFEQEGCRMVEMSCAEHDRHAAGSQFITHTIGRVLAQLNLQSTPINTKGYETLLQLTENTVSDSFDLYYGLFMYNVNATEQMDKLDRAFEKVKQMLYGRLHGVLRKQIVERVPMPGAPLLGSREAKDSPAASREEMKHLSPRVADVPSPCHTFSPVAFSTVKC